The Kryptolebias marmoratus isolate JLee-2015 linkage group LG1, ASM164957v2, whole genome shotgun sequence sequence ctcattttccttttccctccttcctcctctcatcTCCTTCAGCTGTGACTCATGTTTACTCACACTTTACTGAGGAGCAGCAGAttctcttcatcttcctctcctctgcagGACAAAAATGCTTTTGTAACATGAAGAACAAGATTAAAATCAAGCTTATTTAAAGACAGATCTCAGTAAAAGGACAAGTGTATGACTTTGCCCTAatttcttctctcttctctctttttcttgcCCTGTTAGAGGACAGATCTCTCTAAACATTCCTCTGTGTGCAcccttttaatgcttttattccCCAGATTGTGTCTCCTGTTTTGTGGCGATCACTGTCTTATGtctgaaactggaaaaaagataacccatttcctgtttcctttccGCTGGGAAATAAATGTAAGGACTATGGTATCTGTTGCATATACAAAGGAAGGGTCCTTTAGGaggaatgtaaacaaatgaaggAAATTAGTTCAAGGTCAGACTTGTCCAAATCATTCCGACTCACACAGGTTTGTAAAACTTCCTGTCTGACTCAAAAAGTGAACTCAACCTAAAGAGAGTGGACATGACTTTCGGGGTCCCACGTGTACTCCAGCGTTTCCAGCCTTTCCTCTCCGGAGGTGTTGCTCTGTGACTGACATTTTGATGGAGGAAGGAAGCTGGGAGAAGGTGACCAACAGTGATCGATTTCCTGGAATTGTCTCAGTCGATGAcatatttttgacaaaagaTTTACAAACATGCAACAATGCCAACGTGAGACAATTCAAATGTAGTCACCTCAACGTGACTAAACTTTATGTAACAGAAATGGCAGTACATTACTTTGCAGAGACGTGCAGCCAGAATATGACTGAACTTTATTGGAATATTACTGCAGTCTCTAAAGGTCATTTTGCTAAAGAAACAAGGTAGAAACACGGACTTTGTTCATTAATCTTCAGTCACTTGTttcttatgtatttatttttttgtttgcagcaaACTGAAGAGCACTTGAACTGAGGATCCACTCAGAACAGCCATGACACGTTCACTTCAACTACTATTCCTCctttctgctctctgctgctgtctagCGGACAACGTAAGTATTTCAGAAATATCAACCACTTTAACATACTGTTCAAAGCATTCTGCAAATTCATGTGGTCTATAATCCATCCAAGCTTTAAGTGCATTAAGtgtgttttaaagcacagagAGTTTTCATTAAGCTGCTAAAACAGGCACCATGAACTGTGTTATAAGTGAAATAATATTTAAGAgctatttatttctttttttaatagtttgaaTTTGAAACACTATAGCTCATCAgctttcaaacacattttttgagtATCTTAAAGAAAGTTGTCAGAGTTAGACACATgccagtgaaataaaaacaataagagaaaaaccaaatcacgtTTGACTGACTTAAATAGAAATGTGCTAGAATTACATAAACATACAGAGTTTAGGTTTgttgaatgatttatttttgttgtttaaatgtaaacaacttaaaagtaactttttgactgaaactaaaaaatatacatttaaagactttttcCTCAGATGCAttgatttctttcagatttattaGTTTATGTTGTTATAAAGTAACATTTCAGGGTTGATTAAAGCcctataagaaaaaaagactgagctGACCAAGCCCAGACAGTAAATTACAACAACGTATTTACAAAGTGAAGCCATAAAACTGtgtgttatattttttatgatcattcaacatgtttgtgtgttgcaGGTGGAACTGATCCGCACCAAGCGAGGGACTCGCTTTTACAGAGGTGAGCCTGACAGGCAGCCTTCTAGACGGACGCTtttgattgttcatttcaaGAAGTCTTCACCTTCCGTTGACACATCCTGTGAGCCTCATCCTGCTTCTCTTTATTCCCCTTAataccaccatcatcatcatcatcattgtcTGTTAATTCTCAGACCACGTGTTTGTGGTCCTTTTAGTTTTGCTTGTTCTCATAATCTTACTGTATAGAGCTTGATGTGTGTTGTCTTGTTTAATTTACctgtccttgtgtttgtgtgtgtgtgtttcctcagTGCTGTGTGTGGATAGTGCGACGTCGGCAGTGCGTAATTTTGGTGACACTTGGCTGCGATGGAAGGGACAGCGTGTGGAGTACTGCCGTTGTGCTTTAAGAGGAAGGGAACTTTGTCATGTTGTGCCCGTCATCAGTGAGTGTGAAATGAATGGACAGATCCCCAAACACAAATAGAATGTCTGACTTacctttttcttcattttttagtGTTCAGAATGAGCTCAAAATCCATGCCTGTTTGATCATTTTCTGTGTCCACCCTCGCTGACcttctgctttttattataaGCTCTTTTTACCTCTAACTTGCTGTTACAACCTcagatgattatttttttgtggggtTGCCTCGGCCGTGTGTTTGGATCCCTGTTATTTCAGTGCATCCAAATGAAGAGCCGCTGGGTTCCTCCGAGGGTGTAGTTTAGTCTGAGATTATTTGAAAAGCTCCTGCCAGACCAGCCTTTGTGCGCACTTTCACCCTCATTGACGGAGTCTGTGAAGCATGATTAACCCTCCCTCAGACAAATTACAACCATATTTTCAGTCTTTCAAACCGCTTTGAACCCCTGGGAATGAAGGGGAGGGGTGATATTATTCTTTGTGCAAGGCTTAATGTGGAAATAAATGtggaaatattaaattaaaaactggaatGGTGAGTATATGCCACCAGTTCTGCTTCAGAAAGAATTCctcggcacacacacacagatggttGAATTCTACTCAAACCCACAGTTTTAATTCTCCCTAACGGGTCACGACCAATAAGTCATGCCCTTGCTGCTCAAGCCGTTGCTGAACTGGATGATGTGGGCCTGACTAAACAGCTCCGTCTGCCTTTTTCAGACTGCTACGTGTCTCAATGTTACAACGGAGGAACCTGCAAGGAGGCCGTCTACTCGTCACAATATGTCTGCCAGTGTCCCCCCGGCTTCAGCGGACCTCAGTGTGAGATCAGTAAGTATTCATGTAATACGTCAATCTGTGCCCTGATTGTTTAGATTATTGAATACCTTAATAGTTGTCTaaaaattttacttttgaaGTTCAAAATGATAAATGTCCAGTAAACTTGAAGggaaaagaagcaaatattACAAGACAGAAGATGCAACAAAagaagagtttttcttttttagtctCATGAATGTCCGTGTCCATAAAATTGTGTTCAGtggaaactttatttaaaacttgtttgtgGCTCTCGATAAGGTCTGGCTGTGTGActccacagctgctgtcatGACTCGTGGtttgagtggaaaaaaaaaaaaaaagaatcataaaCCATGGAAAGACATTCTGGgatatgaatgtttttgtttctgtggttttCGGGACACCCCACCCTGGGATAATTATCCAAAACCCAGCCGTCACAGCCAAGTGATTGTAGCTGCACCAGTTAATACGGCCATATTTTGTGTTTGGCCCCTGGTTAAACCACTAATAAGAAAACTATGATATAAATGTAATTACAACACAAGCTGTAAGTTTGTGTCTTAAAAGTCTTTCCATAATTTGTctgaagtgttttgaaatgGTTTTCCAGATTCAGCAACCAGGCTTTACTGTGTCAGAATACATTAAACAAGTCAATTATTAAAAGGATATCCATCTCACATATAACTCAGTGACTAAACCCAGTTTGTCTGTCCCTTTTTCTCCAACAGACATCAATGAGAAGTGCATCGTGGGGCAGGGCGAAGGCTATCGGGGCACACGGAGcatcagccaatcaggagcAGACTGCATCAACTGGAACTCAACGTCGCTGAGAGGAAGGAGGTTCACGGCTCGAAAAACAGATGCCAGCAGCCTCGGCCTGGGCAATCACAACTTTTGCAGGTATTCAAAGCAGAGCAATTGTGGGAAATAAAAAGTTCAGAGTTTAATGAGAGAGGTGCAGGTCTTCTATAGTGACTTTTGGGATTGTGATTCCAAAActgaagttgatttttttccccctcaaaaaGCACCCATTAAAGCCAGTTTTCGTGCTTTTTTATCGAAAACCATAACTTACATTCAAGGCAAagcaaaatgagacaaaaagcaTGCAAAATTAGTTTAACACCAAAGGTTAGAAAGATACAGGTGAGAAGACAAAGGGGCCAAAATTGTTTTCTAAAGGATTAAGAATATGACTGAGAAAACAACGAGGTGCAGAACATCTctaatatttacctttattgcTCACCGATATTCAGAATTCATTGTTTCATCCATGATATTAACCCTGCCAAGTTTTACAAATaggttcatgtttttttattgtgcaaattattctaaaggttttattaaaaaaactgtaaagcaTCCCTGCATAAGCTATTCATTAACGTcatcaaattttattcaaagtcatttttatttaaaatgtgtacaGAAGATGTCCGCTTATTTGCAGAAAACCATCTTGTTTGAGCCACAAACTCTCTCATTTTGCTCCTCAGGAACCCTGACCAGGACAGTTCTCCTTGGTGTTACATCTACAAAGGCACCGAGGTTGTGTGGAGCTACTGTTCCTTACCCAAATGTCcagaaggtaaaaataaaacagaaataaagaacatGCAAGAAGCTGTAGCATgggtttttaaaactaaagcgCTCCTGTGTGTTGTGTATTTTGAGCAGAAAGGGGCAAAGAGTGTGTGATGGGCTCGGGTCAGTCGTACAGAGGCACAAAGTCTGTCACTAAAAGTGGCTCTCGTTGTCTGCCATGGGATTCTCCTGCTATCAGACGTAAAACAAACAATGCTTGGAATCCCAACGCTGTGAATCTGGGGCTCAGCAACCATAATTTCTGCAGGTAGAGATGCCGACAGATTTCGTATGTGCAAAAACCCCTTTTATGTGCTGAACAATCATTAAAGCTGAGTTTTGTTCAACAGAAATCCAGATGCGGATGTAGCTCCGTGGTGTTACACCTACAAAAACATGATTCTGTCCTGGGAGCTGTGTGACATTCCAACATGCTgtgagttattttattttcaccttttcATTAAGTGAAACAATCACACCTAGTGAAATATAAAAGCCAAAAAGGAATAACCAAGCTTTTCTATTTTCTAGCGAGGAGGCCGTCAGTCATCACCACTCTTGACCCACGTGCTCCCTCCGctaacgacaacaacaacagaggtACTGCAGGACATCTTCAGACACTCTGAGAATCATCATAAACTTTTTATATGACAAGTTTAGTTATCATTTAACCTCTCTGCAGCAACGTGTGGCCAGCGTTTAGACAACACCCTGAATCGCCCGTCATTCCGCTTGTTTGGAGGCAAAGAGAGCGACATCACGGAGCAGCCGTGGCAGGCTGTCATCAACGTTTACCAGGCCCGCTACAGAAAACACTTCCACCGCTGTGGAGGAGTCCTCATCAACTCCTGCTGGGTCCTGTCTGCTGCACACTGCTTCGAAATCAAGTAGAAATTCACTTTGTCCCTCACACGCAGACgtaaataaatttgttggtactcttccacaataataataatattaataataaaaacaaaaccacacaccTGATGGGACTGGAGCCAAAATACTCCAGTTTTAGTTAATCCTACAAAATTTGGAGCAATCTTGTAGTTTAGgttgaatggttttggatggttCCTTGGGTGTTTTTCTACCATCCATACTGtccatctgatcaacctggggttgcatttcgtCTTGCGTCCACATTCTGGGTGGTTGGCTACAGTCCTATGAATcttatacttttttattaatcttggcagctgtggtcagagcaacatgaagctgcttggagctCTCATCTTTGCTTTCTCGGGTCCATATTCAGCATGGTGCACACAACAACACCAAACTACTCAGTGGGATGTGTGTTCCCTTTAATTAAACAGGCTGAATATGAGAGTACTAAGAAATTTATCTGCGTCTTTACATGCAAAGTGATGTAAAAATGTCAGTTCCGCACGTTTTTCGTGCAACAAACCAACAGGGTGCTGTTCTTCTTTCAGTGACAAAGCAGAAAAGCTGGAGGTGATTTTGGGACGAACGTTTCGGAAGCAGAACTCGAGCAGTGAGCAGATTTTCAGTGTTGAGAAATACTGGATCCATGAGAAGTTTGACAACGAAACATTTGACAATGACATTggtgaggaaggtttttattttaacatttttactccAATCTCTTTGCTTTGAATCTTTTTATACGACAGCTTTTAATTTACTGACTGCTTTGTTGGAAACCCTTTTTAATTTAGGGACAAAGAGTTTTTTCATACTTTAGAgttgacaataaaaacataatgaaagacttcagtgtttttgcaaAGTAGTGATAATATGGAAAGCTTATGTGGGCATTGAAGacttgtaaaaaatgttttatcctTCCCTCAGATTTTAAGTGCGTTACTTTGACTTTCCTATGGTCACTTTCCACTTGCAGCTATTTTGAAGCTGAGGACGGACATTGGCATATGTGCTGTAAACTCTCCAGAGGTTCTTCCAGTGTGTCTGCCTGACCAGAGGCTGGTCCTGCCTGATTGGACCGAGTGTGAGATCTCAGGATATGGAAAAGACACAGAATGTTAGTCAGCATTGCTCATAATTTGTACTTTTGCACGATGTTGTATCTGACCTGCCAGCAGAGGGCAGTGTAAGCACACGTTCACGTCAGTCTTGAACAGATTTAGAAATGGATTTTAGATGCTGAATTTGAAAAACTTTCTCCACAGTTTCTGCAGAGTTCTCTGAGCGTGTAAAAAGAGGATATGTTCGCCTTTGGCCCAGCGAGCGCTGTGTTCCAGAGGTGCTGTCCGGACACACAGTGACCTCCAACATGCTGTGTGCAGGAGACACTCGAGGGCTCGATGATGCCTGCAAGGTGAGAATGAGAATTTTATTCTTAAGCTCCTCATTAACTCAAAGCAGGTGACAAAGCTCGgtgtaatttttacattttgtttcttcaattCCACCTGCAGGGAGACTCTGGAGGCCCGTTAGTCTGCCGACACAACAACAGGATGACTCTGATGGGTGTGATCAGCTGGGGTGATGGGTGTGGACACAAGGATAAACCAGGGGTCTACACAAAGGTCACTCGTTACATCGACTGGATCAACAGCAAAATTCAAGCCAACTCAGTCTAAAGTCTGGAAAACTGCAGAGACGATATTGTTGAATAATCCCTCGATTCTGTGGGTGAACGGCGCTGTTTATCATTGCAGCAGACAAAGAAATCCCCATCACTCTGGCTGATCTGAAAGCTGATTTCCACATGGATCTCAGACAGATGGAGGTTTGAAGTCAGCACAAGAGAAGAATCTGAGTCATGAGATTTGGGGGGTTTAGTGTAGCTCCATGTCCTTAAAGTTTCTGCTCATTGTGTTGAATGAACAGTATATACAAGCAGAAATGGAGACGTGTTTCTCCTCATTCTGGGCTTATCTGTTGATCCTCATATTATTGGTGTCTTTTAATTCTTTCAGAGGTTTGTTTTATCACTACTGCCTCCACCAACCTGCATGTGAGGGcagttgttgtctttttttttccaagctgtCTGATTTATACAAAGACTTGTGCAGTTGTAGACAGACGAGCAGCTTTTAACTCCAAGAGAGCCTTCCATCCTCAAAGACGACGACTTCGCACAGAATCCCAAGCAGATTTTTGGTTTCGCTACAAAGTTTGGTTTAGGATTAAGGCTAAGAaatgctgttgttttaattatgaAGAGTTCCAAATCTGCATCCAGACCACATAAATAATCTGCTGGTTCAGATACTgcttg is a genomic window containing:
- the plat gene encoding tissue-type plasminogen activator isoform X1, with the translated sequence MTRSLQLLFLLSALCCCLADNVELIRTKRGTRFYRGEPDRQPSRRTLLIVHFKKSSPSVDTSLLCVDSATSAVRNFGDTWLRWKGQRVEYCRCALRGRELCHVVPVINCYVSQCYNGGTCKEAVYSSQYVCQCPPGFSGPQCEININEKCIVGQGEGYRGTRSISQSGADCINWNSTSLRGRRFTARKTDASSLGLGNHNFCRNPDQDSSPWCYIYKGTEVVWSYCSLPKCPEERGKECVMGSGQSYRGTKSVTKSGSRCLPWDSPAIRRKTNNAWNPNAVNLGLSNHNFCRNPDADVAPWCYTYKNMILSWELCDIPTCSRRPSVITTLDPRAPSANDNNNRATCGQRLDNTLNRPSFRLFGGKESDITEQPWQAVINVYQARYRKHFHRCGGVLINSCWVLSAAHCFEINDKAEKLEVILGRTFRKQNSSSEQIFSVEKYWIHEKFDNETFDNDIAILKLRTDIGICAVNSPEVLPVCLPDQRLVLPDWTECEISGYGKDTEFSAEFSERVKRGYVRLWPSERCVPEVLSGHTVTSNMLCAGDTRGLDDACKGDSGGPLVCRHNNRMTLMGVISWGDGCGHKDKPGVYTKVTRYIDWINSKIQANSV
- the plat gene encoding tissue-type plasminogen activator isoform X2 — encoded protein: MTRSLQLLFLLSALCCCLADNVELIRTKRGTRFYRVLCVDSATSAVRNFGDTWLRWKGQRVEYCRCALRGRELCHVVPVINCYVSQCYNGGTCKEAVYSSQYVCQCPPGFSGPQCEININEKCIVGQGEGYRGTRSISQSGADCINWNSTSLRGRRFTARKTDASSLGLGNHNFCRNPDQDSSPWCYIYKGTEVVWSYCSLPKCPEERGKECVMGSGQSYRGTKSVTKSGSRCLPWDSPAIRRKTNNAWNPNAVNLGLSNHNFCRNPDADVAPWCYTYKNMILSWELCDIPTCSRRPSVITTLDPRAPSANDNNNRATCGQRLDNTLNRPSFRLFGGKESDITEQPWQAVINVYQARYRKHFHRCGGVLINSCWVLSAAHCFEINDKAEKLEVILGRTFRKQNSSSEQIFSVEKYWIHEKFDNETFDNDIAILKLRTDIGICAVNSPEVLPVCLPDQRLVLPDWTECEISGYGKDTEFSAEFSERVKRGYVRLWPSERCVPEVLSGHTVTSNMLCAGDTRGLDDACKGDSGGPLVCRHNNRMTLMGVISWGDGCGHKDKPGVYTKVTRYIDWINSKIQANSV